A part of Synechococcus sp. KORDI-49 genomic DNA contains:
- a CDS encoding DMT family transporter, whose protein sequence is MKAAADQLRAGFELCRPCVLSSLAFSLMTVCVKQLGGRLPVAEVVLCRALISVVLTAVGLKLANVSPWGKRRGLLLLRGLCGSLALLCFFEAITVLPLASATVLQYTYPTFTALAAAVFLGERLRRSIVLAVLLGWGGIMLVAQPDWLSRGMTTLPMTAIVIALGGAVFTALAYVCVRRLSSTEHPLVIILYFPMLSVPLTLPLVAREGVMPLGAEWIWLLGVGVFTQLGQIWVTEGLSRMPAARATSINYVQVVFAALWGWLVFSESLNAWVISGSILVLISTLVSLAARR, encoded by the coding sequence ATGAAGGCTGCCGCTGATCAACTCCGAGCCGGCTTTGAGCTGTGCAGGCCCTGTGTTCTCAGCTCTCTGGCTTTCAGCCTGATGACCGTCTGCGTGAAGCAGCTGGGGGGACGGCTGCCCGTGGCGGAAGTGGTGCTGTGTCGCGCCCTGATCAGCGTGGTGCTCACCGCGGTGGGACTGAAACTGGCCAACGTCTCGCCCTGGGGAAAGCGACGAGGCCTGCTGCTGCTGCGAGGACTGTGCGGAAGCCTGGCCCTGCTCTGTTTCTTTGAGGCGATCACCGTGCTGCCGCTCGCCTCGGCCACCGTTCTTCAGTACACCTATCCAACCTTCACGGCACTGGCAGCAGCCGTGTTCCTGGGGGAGCGGCTGCGCCGGAGCATCGTGCTGGCGGTGCTGCTGGGCTGGGGCGGAATCATGCTCGTCGCGCAGCCGGATTGGCTCAGCCGTGGGATGACCACACTGCCGATGACGGCGATCGTGATCGCTCTTGGTGGTGCCGTGTTCACAGCACTGGCCTACGTCTGTGTGCGCCGGCTCTCCAGCACGGAACACCCCCTGGTGATCATCCTCTACTTCCCGATGCTGTCTGTACCGCTCACCCTGCCGCTGGTGGCTCGTGAAGGCGTGATGCCCCTGGGAGCGGAGTGGATCTGGTTGCTTGGGGTTGGCGTGTTCACCCAGCTGGGACAGATCTGGGTGACGGAAGGGTTGAGCCGGATGCCGGCCGCGCGGGCGACATCGATCAACTATGTGCAGGTCGTGTTCGCTGCACTCTGGGGTTGGCTGGTCTTTTCGGAGTCCCTGAATGCTTGGGTGATCAGCGGAAGCATCCTCGTCCTGATTTCAACCCTGGTGAGCCTCGCCGCCAGACGCTGA
- the ruvA gene encoding Holliday junction branch migration protein RuvA: protein MLGWLSGTILATYQRGNRHLIVLRCGSVGYEVNVIQRDWNDITQHEERAYWIHQVCQNDDTILYGFQSLSTRELFRTLISVNGVGPQVGLALLQECSVEDLVDAIIDADLSLLSQAQGVGRRTAERITVELRSTLENQRASFQESEPVKGQESKGERAVQDGVPGDLVNTLNVLGYENSEIRAAIRAVKDTLPPGTGEDAWLRACLKQLSLQ from the coding sequence ATGCTCGGCTGGTTGAGCGGAACGATTCTTGCGACGTATCAGCGAGGCAATCGTCATCTCATTGTTTTGAGATGTGGATCTGTCGGCTACGAAGTCAATGTTATCCAGCGTGATTGGAACGACATCACACAACACGAAGAGCGTGCTTACTGGATTCACCAGGTTTGCCAGAACGACGACACAATCCTGTATGGATTCCAGTCTCTGAGCACGCGCGAACTGTTCCGCACCCTGATCAGTGTGAACGGTGTGGGGCCCCAGGTGGGACTGGCCCTGCTTCAGGAATGCAGTGTTGAAGATCTTGTCGATGCCATCATCGATGCCGATCTCAGCCTGTTGAGCCAAGCCCAGGGGGTGGGCCGGCGCACCGCGGAGCGGATCACGGTCGAGCTGCGCTCGACTCTGGAAAACCAGCGTGCATCCTTCCAGGAATCGGAGCCCGTGAAAGGCCAGGAGTCCAAGGGAGAGAGAGCCGTTCAGGACGGCGTCCCGGGGGATCTGGTCAACACCCTCAACGTGCTGGGTTACGAGAATTCCGAGATCCGTGCGGCGATCCGCGCCGTGAAGGACACGCTTCCCCCCGGGACAGGGGAGGACGCCTGGTTGCGGGCATGCCTGAAGCAGTTAAGCCTCCAGTGA
- the rpsO gene encoding 30S ribosomal protein S15, with the protein MSLDTTEKQQLINTHQTHGTDTGSAEVQVAMLSERINRLSGHLQQNKHDFSSRQGLLKMIGRRKRLLSYVRNKSEQRYSDIIGKLGIRG; encoded by the coding sequence ATGTCGCTCGATACCACCGAAAAGCAGCAGCTGATCAACACGCATCAGACCCATGGCACCGACACCGGCTCAGCCGAGGTTCAGGTGGCGATGCTCAGCGAGCGGATCAACCGTCTCAGCGGCCATCTGCAGCAGAACAAGCACGACTTCTCGTCCCGTCAGGGCTTGCTGAAGATGATCGGACGTCGGAAGCGGCTGCTCAGCTATGTGCGCAACAAGAGTGAACAGCGTTATTCCGACATCATCGGCAAGCTCGGCATCCGCGGCTGA
- a CDS encoding PAM68 family protein yields MSDRRNPLPFEPKGAKGERSEKAQAAPAARQEAIPRPIANRMARRVAVFTGLPSLAGMGVFVLSYVLVTRGIADIPPGVTLTGSGALFLLGLAGLSFGVLTTSWEPQPGSLLGLENLRPNLQRMRQSIRAQKEKD; encoded by the coding sequence ATGTCGGACCGGCGCAACCCGTTGCCCTTTGAGCCCAAGGGCGCAAAGGGGGAACGAAGCGAGAAGGCACAGGCAGCGCCGGCCGCACGCCAGGAAGCGATTCCACGCCCGATTGCCAATCGCATGGCGCGACGGGTTGCCGTGTTCACCGGTCTGCCATCACTGGCTGGCATGGGAGTTTTCGTCCTCAGCTACGTGCTGGTGACCCGGGGAATCGCAGACATTCCACCGGGTGTGACCCTGACAGGATCAGGCGCTCTGTTTCTTCTCGGTCTTGCAGGGCTGAGCTTCGGAGTGCTGACGACAAGCTGGGAGCCGCAGCCCGGATCTCTTCTGGGTCTTGAGAATCTGCGGCCCAACCTGCAGCGGATGCGTCAATCGATCCGAGCGCAGAAAGAAAAGGACTGA
- a CDS encoding DNA polymerase III subunit alpha: protein MAFVPLHNHSDYSLLDGASQLPSMVERARELGMPAIALTDHGVMYGAIELLKLCKGTDLKPIIGNEMYVINGSIDDPQQKKEKRYHLVVLAKNATGYRNLVKLTSISHLRGMRGRGIFSRACIDKQLLKQHSEGLIIATACLGGEIAQAILRGRPEVARDVARWYQEVFGDDYYLEIQDHGSPEDRIVNVEIVRIAKELGIQLVATNDAHYLSKQDVEAHDALLCVLTGKLISDEKRLRYTGTEYIKTEEEMRRLFVDHLEPEVVEEAIRNTVRVAEKVEDYDILGKYQMPRFPIPEGHTSVTYLREVTEQGLRDRLELASESPIDPAYADRMAHELKIMEQMGFPTYFLVVWDYIRFAREQSIPVGPGRGSAAGSLVAYALGITNIDPVSNGLLFERFLNPERKSMPDIDTDFCIERRGEVIDYVTERYGEDKVAQIITFNRMTSKAVLKDVARVLDIPYGDADRLAKLIPVVRGKPAKLKAMIGAESPNPEFREKYEGDPVVKRWVDMAMRIEGTNKTFGVHAAGVVIAADPLDELVPLQRNNDGQVITQYFMEDVESMGLLKMDFLGLKNLTMIDKTLELVEVSSGTRVDPDRLPPQDPETFALLARGDLEGIFQLESSGMRQIVRDLKPSSLEDISSILALYRPGPLDAGLIPKFINRKHGREAIDFAHKILEPILSETYGIMVYQEQIMRIAQDLAGYSLGQADLLRRAMGKKKVAEMQKHRGIFVKGAAERGVDEKVSDELFDQMVLFAEYCFNKSHSTAYGAVTYQTAYLKAHYPVAYMAALLTVNAGASDKVQRYISNCNAMGIEVLPPDVNASRIDFTPTGERILFGLSAVRNLGDGAIRKLIASRESDGPFQCLADLCDRIPSSVLNRRGLESLIHCGAMDALQPDGNRAQLMADLDLLLDWASSRAKDRDSGQGNLFDLMAAPADAADAPADLSLAPKAAPVADYPPTEKLRLEKDLVGFYLSDHPLKQLSPSASLLAPIGLGSLEEQADKAKVSAIAMISEFRQVTTRKGDRMAILQLEDLTGSCEAVVFPKSYARLSDHLMAEARLLIWAGVDRRDDRVQLIVDDCRAVDDLTLLVVELPVDQASDIAVQHKLRECLQQHRPDREELGVRVPVVAEVRQGPSVRYVRLGPQFCVRDAVSAAESLQAMAFSARCSGRLVAA, encoded by the coding sequence ATGGCATTCGTACCACTTCACAACCACAGCGACTACAGCCTTCTGGATGGCGCCTCGCAGCTGCCTTCCATGGTCGAGCGTGCCCGGGAGCTCGGCATGCCCGCCATTGCGCTGACGGATCACGGTGTGATGTACGGAGCCATCGAGTTGCTGAAGCTCTGCAAGGGCACGGATCTCAAGCCGATCATCGGCAATGAGATGTATGTGATCAACGGTTCGATCGACGATCCTCAGCAGAAAAAGGAGAAGCGCTATCACCTGGTGGTTCTTGCCAAGAACGCCACCGGTTACCGCAATCTGGTGAAGCTCACCAGCATCAGTCACCTGCGGGGGATGCGCGGCCGCGGAATCTTCTCCAGGGCCTGCATCGACAAGCAGCTGCTCAAGCAGCACAGCGAGGGGCTGATCATCGCCACAGCCTGTCTCGGCGGTGAAATCGCCCAGGCGATTCTGCGCGGGCGTCCTGAGGTCGCCCGTGATGTGGCCCGCTGGTATCAGGAGGTGTTCGGAGACGACTACTACCTGGAGATTCAGGATCACGGTTCCCCCGAAGACCGCATCGTCAATGTTGAGATCGTGCGGATCGCCAAGGAGCTGGGCATCCAGCTGGTGGCCACCAACGATGCGCATTATCTGAGTAAGCAGGACGTCGAAGCCCATGACGCGCTGCTCTGCGTGCTCACCGGCAAGCTGATCAGTGATGAGAAACGGCTGCGCTACACCGGCACCGAGTACATCAAGACCGAGGAGGAGATGCGTCGCCTCTTCGTCGATCATCTTGAGCCCGAGGTGGTGGAGGAGGCGATCCGCAACACCGTGCGTGTCGCCGAGAAGGTTGAGGACTACGACATCCTCGGCAAATACCAGATGCCCCGTTTCCCGATTCCCGAGGGGCATACGTCCGTCACCTACCTGCGCGAGGTGACGGAGCAGGGATTGCGGGACCGTCTGGAGCTGGCGTCAGAGTCCCCGATCGATCCCGCCTATGCCGATCGGATGGCCCATGAACTCAAGATCATGGAGCAGATGGGATTTCCCACCTATTTCCTGGTGGTGTGGGATTACATCCGCTTCGCCCGTGAACAGAGCATCCCTGTGGGCCCGGGTCGCGGTTCCGCCGCCGGTTCACTGGTGGCCTACGCCCTGGGGATCACCAACATCGATCCGGTCAGCAACGGGCTGCTGTTCGAACGCTTCCTGAATCCCGAACGCAAGTCGATGCCTGATATCGACACGGATTTCTGCATCGAACGCCGCGGTGAGGTGATCGACTACGTCACCGAGCGCTACGGCGAGGACAAGGTGGCGCAGATCATCACCTTCAACCGGATGACATCCAAGGCCGTGCTCAAGGATGTCGCCCGTGTGCTCGACATCCCCTACGGCGATGCCGACCGTCTGGCGAAGCTGATCCCCGTGGTGCGCGGAAAGCCCGCCAAGCTCAAGGCGATGATTGGTGCTGAATCCCCGAATCCCGAATTCCGCGAGAAATACGAGGGTGATCCGGTGGTGAAGCGCTGGGTCGACATGGCGATGCGCATCGAAGGAACGAACAAGACATTCGGCGTTCACGCTGCCGGTGTCGTCATCGCCGCGGATCCATTGGATGAATTGGTGCCGCTGCAGCGGAACAACGACGGTCAGGTGATCACGCAGTACTTCATGGAGGACGTGGAGTCGATGGGGCTGCTGAAGATGGATTTCCTCGGCCTCAAGAACCTCACGATGATCGACAAGACCCTTGAGCTGGTCGAGGTGAGCAGTGGGACCCGCGTCGATCCCGACCGTCTGCCTCCGCAGGATCCCGAGACGTTCGCACTGCTGGCGCGGGGAGATCTCGAGGGGATCTTCCAGCTGGAGTCGAGCGGGATGCGTCAGATCGTTCGTGATCTCAAGCCCTCATCACTGGAGGACATCTCCTCGATCCTCGCCCTGTACCGGCCCGGACCGTTGGATGCCGGATTGATTCCCAAGTTCATCAACCGCAAGCATGGACGTGAGGCGATTGATTTCGCTCACAAGATCCTTGAGCCGATTCTCAGCGAGACCTACGGAATCATGGTTTACCAGGAGCAGATCATGCGCATCGCGCAGGATCTGGCGGGGTATTCCCTGGGACAGGCCGATCTTCTTCGTCGGGCCATGGGTAAGAAGAAGGTGGCTGAGATGCAGAAGCATCGCGGCATCTTCGTGAAGGGGGCAGCGGAACGCGGCGTTGACGAGAAGGTGTCCGATGAGTTGTTCGACCAGATGGTGTTGTTCGCCGAGTACTGCTTCAACAAGAGCCATTCCACGGCCTATGGGGCCGTCACCTACCAGACCGCTTATCTGAAGGCGCATTATCCGGTGGCCTACATGGCTGCTCTGCTGACGGTGAATGCCGGCGCCTCCGACAAGGTTCAGCGCTACATCTCCAATTGCAATGCGATGGGCATCGAAGTGCTCCCACCGGATGTGAACGCGTCCCGCATTGATTTCACACCCACGGGCGAGCGGATCCTGTTCGGTCTGTCGGCGGTCCGCAATCTCGGCGATGGTGCGATCCGGAAGTTGATCGCCTCTCGCGAGTCGGACGGTCCGTTCCAGTGCCTCGCTGATCTGTGTGACCGGATTCCATCGTCGGTGCTGAATCGTCGTGGTCTTGAGTCTCTGATTCACTGCGGGGCCATGGATGCTCTTCAACCCGACGGCAACCGGGCCCAGCTGATGGCTGATCTGGATCTGCTTCTCGACTGGGCCTCCTCACGGGCGAAGGATCGGGACAGCGGTCAAGGCAACCTGTTCGATCTGATGGCAGCCCCAGCGGATGCTGCTGATGCACCCGCTGATCTCAGCCTTGCTCCCAAGGCGGCACCGGTGGCGGACTATCCGCCGACCGAGAAACTGCGGCTCGAAAAGGATCTCGTCGGCTTCTATCTCTCGGACCATCCCCTCAAACAGCTGTCACCGTCGGCCAGCCTCCTGGCTCCGATCGGTCTGGGATCCCTGGAAGAACAGGCCGACAAGGCCAAGGTGAGCGCAATCGCCATGATCAGTGAGTTCCGCCAGGTCACCACACGCAAGGGTGACCGGATGGCGATTCTTCAGCTGGAGGATCTCACCGGCAGTTGTGAAGCGGTTGTGTTCCCGAAGAGTTACGCGCGTCTGTCGGATCATCTGATGGCCGAGGCCCGATTGCTGATCTGGGCCGGTGTCGACCGCCGAGATGACCGAGTTCAGCTGATTGTGGACGACTGCCGTGCCGTCGACGATCTCACGCTTCTAGTGGTGGAGTTGCCGGTGGATCAGGCCAGCGACATCGCCGTGCAGCACAAGTTACGGGAGTGCCTTCAGCAGCACCGGCCCGACCGCGAAGAGCTCGGTGTGCGTGTTCCGGTGGTGGCGGAGGTGCGCCAGGGGCCATCGGTCCGTTACGTCCGTCTTGGCCCTCAGTTCTGTGTTCGGGATGCTGTTTCAGCAGCCGAATCGCTGCAGGCCATGGCCTTCTCCGCACGATGCAGCGGTCGGTTGGTTGCGGCCTGA
- the gatA gene encoding Asp-tRNA(Asn)/Glu-tRNA(Gln) amidotransferase subunit GatA, whose amino-acid sequence MTISAWRQQLQSGEISARELVEEHLQRAAKTENEVHAFVDVTADRARADADRIDLARSAGEALGPLAGIPLAIKDNLCTRGVTTTCASRMLESFVPPYESAVTERLWRAGGVLVGKTNLDEFAMGGSTETSAFGATSNPWNTDHVPGGSSGGSAAAVATGACVASLGSDTGGSIRQPASFCGVVGLKPTYGRVSRWGLVAFASSLDQVGPFATSVADAAELLQVIAGPDPRDSTCLNAEVPDFSSGLNRSIKGLRVGVIRECFDAEGLDAEVKASTQAAAAQLEALGAELVEVSCPRFTDGIATYYVIAPSEASANLARYDGVKYGFRAEDAESLAAMTARSRAEGFGAEVQRRILIGTYALSAGYVDAYYRKAQQVRTLIRRDFDAAFQSVDVLLTPTAPTTAFRSGAHADDPLAMYLADLLTIPVNLAGLPAISVPCGFSQAGLPIGVQLIGNVLDEARLLQVASQYEQAADVLSQRPEASLVP is encoded by the coding sequence ATGACGATCAGCGCGTGGCGTCAGCAGCTGCAGAGCGGGGAGATCTCTGCTCGTGAGCTTGTCGAAGAGCATCTCCAGCGGGCGGCAAAGACCGAGAACGAGGTCCACGCCTTTGTGGACGTCACAGCGGATCGAGCCCGGGCCGATGCTGATCGCATCGATCTCGCCCGCTCCGCTGGGGAGGCGCTTGGACCTCTGGCGGGAATCCCTCTCGCCATCAAGGACAACCTCTGCACCCGGGGTGTGACCACCACCTGCGCCAGCCGGATGCTGGAGAGTTTCGTGCCGCCCTACGAGTCCGCTGTCACGGAACGGTTGTGGCGCGCCGGTGGTGTTCTGGTCGGAAAGACCAACCTGGACGAGTTCGCCATGGGGGGCTCCACGGAAACCTCCGCGTTCGGTGCCACAAGCAATCCGTGGAACACCGATCACGTCCCCGGGGGATCCTCGGGCGGCAGTGCGGCGGCTGTCGCCACGGGGGCCTGCGTCGCTTCCCTCGGCTCGGATACGGGTGGCTCGATCCGTCAGCCGGCTTCGTTCTGCGGCGTGGTGGGTCTCAAGCCCACCTACGGCAGGGTCAGTCGCTGGGGGCTCGTGGCGTTCGCCAGCTCCCTGGATCAGGTGGGTCCCTTCGCCACCAGCGTTGCCGATGCCGCGGAGTTGCTGCAGGTGATCGCTGGCCCTGATCCGCGTGATTCCACCTGTTTGAACGCCGAGGTTCCGGATTTCAGCAGTGGTCTCAACCGGTCGATCAAGGGCTTGAGAGTGGGCGTGATCCGCGAGTGCTTCGACGCCGAGGGCCTGGATGCCGAAGTGAAGGCCTCCACCCAGGCCGCTGCTGCGCAGCTGGAGGCTCTGGGGGCCGAGTTAGTGGAGGTGAGTTGTCCGCGGTTTACCGACGGAATCGCCACCTACTACGTGATCGCACCGTCCGAGGCCTCCGCCAACCTGGCCCGGTATGACGGCGTGAAATACGGCTTCCGAGCCGAAGACGCCGAAAGTCTGGCCGCGATGACGGCCCGCAGCCGTGCCGAAGGATTCGGCGCCGAGGTGCAGCGCCGCATCCTGATCGGAACCTATGCGCTCTCCGCCGGTTACGTCGACGCGTATTACCGGAAGGCACAGCAGGTGCGCACCTTGATTCGCCGCGACTTTGATGCAGCCTTCCAGTCCGTGGATGTGCTGCTCACGCCGACGGCACCGACCACCGCTTTCCGGAGTGGAGCCCACGCCGATGATCCGCTGGCGATGTACCTGGCTGATCTGCTCACGATTCCGGTGAACCTGGCCGGCCTGCCCGCCATCAGTGTTCCCTGCGGATTCAGCCAGGCCGGCCTTCCCATCGGCGTTCAGCTGATCGGCAATGTGCTGGATGAGGCGCGTCTTCTGCAGGTGGCCTCCCAGTACGAGCAGGCTGCTGACGTGCTCTCTCAGCGTCCCGAAGCCAGCCTGGTTCCCTGA
- a CDS encoding DUF1816 domain-containing protein — MSPLIRPLRSLANGLGMAWWARVETSGPDVTYWFGPFLSRKGLEDQLGVFLEDIGSEQPQSIRHSLLRTRRGEPLTIAAEG; from the coding sequence ATGAGTCCTTTGATCCGGCCGCTGCGCAGCCTTGCCAATGGACTTGGAATGGCCTGGTGGGCCCGAGTCGAAACGAGCGGCCCTGACGTCACCTACTGGTTCGGCCCCTTTCTCTCCCGAAAGGGTCTGGAGGATCAGCTGGGTGTCTTCCTCGAGGACATCGGCTCGGAGCAGCCTCAGTCCATCCGTCACAGCCTGCTGCGCACCCGCCGTGGCGAACCGCTCACCATCGCGGCTGAGGGCTGA
- the rlmB gene encoding 23S rRNA (guanosine(2251)-2'-O)-methyltransferase RlmB, with protein MTPRFERRSGGPPRDGRQGRGERRRPVNGSESRDRGDWPREGERRGEQGRVGRPGASRPGERPQRRFSDNQNRVVNPRTRDRDPQRREFRPDDGQWSADRRRPEGRRRSVDERRQPPIRSRHGSAPGAAVRSQREEIPDAAAASPPPDDLVWGRHASQAALESGRPIHRIWCTPEMRSSAKFLQLLREAKASGVLVEEVTWARLGQITSGSVHQGIALQTAAAETLDLDGLIKGCSDLGEPALLLALDGVTDPHNLGAVVRSAEAMGAHGLVLPQRRSAGLTGSVAKVAAGALEHLPVARVVNLNRSLEKLKDSGYRVIGLAAEGDVTLTDADLDGPIVLVTGSEDQGLSLLTRRHCDQLVRIPLRGVTPSLNASVATALCVYEVARRSWMKDIHGQAPSPPVVRPHTAPGRKSKDASQAAPEQRIDLTLSAPTEEADLHFDQSIQLSP; from the coding sequence ATGACACCTCGCTTTGAACGCCGCTCCGGTGGCCCCCCCCGCGATGGTCGCCAGGGACGGGGGGAACGTCGGCGTCCGGTCAACGGCAGCGAGTCCCGCGACCGCGGCGACTGGCCAAGGGAGGGTGAGCGTCGGGGGGAGCAGGGCCGTGTCGGTCGCCCTGGAGCTTCGCGACCCGGTGAACGACCGCAGCGTCGTTTCTCGGACAATCAGAACCGCGTGGTCAATCCACGCACCAGAGACAGAGACCCGCAGCGAAGGGAGTTTCGCCCTGACGACGGCCAGTGGTCAGCGGATCGCAGGCGGCCGGAAGGGCGTCGACGCTCAGTGGATGAGCGGCGCCAGCCCCCGATCCGCTCCCGTCATGGTTCCGCCCCGGGCGCGGCGGTCCGCAGTCAGCGGGAGGAGATCCCGGATGCGGCGGCAGCCTCTCCGCCGCCGGATGATCTGGTCTGGGGGCGCCATGCCAGCCAGGCGGCCCTGGAATCCGGTCGCCCCATCCATCGCATCTGGTGCACGCCCGAGATGCGCAGCTCCGCCAAGTTCCTGCAATTGCTGCGAGAAGCGAAGGCATCCGGTGTCCTCGTCGAGGAGGTGACCTGGGCCCGGCTGGGCCAGATCACCAGTGGGTCGGTGCATCAGGGAATCGCTCTGCAGACGGCTGCTGCGGAGACCCTTGATCTCGATGGCCTGATCAAGGGCTGTTCCGATCTTGGTGAACCCGCACTGCTGCTGGCATTGGATGGGGTGACCGATCCTCACAATCTCGGAGCCGTGGTCCGCTCCGCGGAGGCGATGGGAGCCCATGGTCTGGTTCTGCCTCAGCGGCGCAGCGCCGGACTCACCGGGTCGGTGGCGAAGGTGGCTGCCGGAGCCCTGGAGCACCTGCCGGTCGCCCGGGTCGTCAATCTCAACAGGTCTCTGGAGAAGCTCAAGGATTCCGGTTATCGCGTGATCGGCCTGGCGGCGGAGGGGGATGTGACCCTCACGGATGCTGACCTCGACGGACCGATCGTTCTGGTGACCGGCTCAGAGGACCAGGGGCTCTCTCTGCTGACGCGTCGCCATTGCGATCAGCTGGTCCGCATTCCCCTGCGGGGCGTGACGCCCAGCCTCAATGCCTCGGTGGCAACGGCGCTCTGCGTTTACGAAGTGGCACGCCGCAGCTGGATGAAGGACATCCACGGACAGGCTCCCTCGCCGCCGGTGGTGCGTCCACACACGGCTCCGGGACGCAAGTCCAAGGATGCAAGCCAGGCTGCTCCGGAGCAACGGATCGATCTGACGCTGTCCGCTCCAACAGAGGAGGCGGACCTTCACTTTGATCAGAGCATCCAGCTATCTCCCTGA
- a CDS encoding ribonuclease III domain-containing protein, with protein sequence MSDWIHGWTGTGGGDELGPLQLAWLGDAVWELHQRLRHCRSPGRADVLHRAVVDQVCADAQARALKQLEPLLDDRELDLVRRGRNRAGRGPRRGDAAVYGMATGFETMVGWLFLNNPARLAQLLDSLESDGSDPSPPSAHTSVAHDTSL encoded by the coding sequence TTGAGCGACTGGATCCACGGGTGGACCGGCACCGGCGGCGGTGATGAACTCGGTCCTCTCCAGCTGGCCTGGTTGGGGGATGCGGTCTGGGAGCTGCATCAGCGCCTGCGTCACTGCCGCAGTCCCGGTCGTGCCGATGTTCTGCACCGTGCGGTTGTGGATCAGGTCTGTGCTGATGCTCAGGCCCGTGCTCTCAAGCAGCTTGAGCCACTGCTGGATGACCGTGAGCTCGACCTGGTGCGTCGTGGTCGGAACCGCGCCGGTCGTGGCCCCCGGCGCGGCGATGCAGCGGTTTATGGAATGGCGACAGGATTTGAGACAATGGTGGGCTGGCTGTTTCTGAACAACCCAGCCCGTCTCGCTCAGCTCCTGGATTCGCTGGAGTCGGACGGGTCGGATCCGAGTCCTCCGTCCGCCCACACCTCTGTCGCCCATGACACCTCGCTTTGA
- a CDS encoding STAS domain-containing protein: MQRLTVSLRGGFEQRDGCLVFHFTGQLDAYSEKQFMAYVADVLQASSLPAVIDLSKIDFLDSSGLGALVQLAKQCTDSKRSFQLVGNSRVTQTVKLVRLEGFLHLVDDLPTALSQLAA; encoded by the coding sequence TTGCAGCGACTGACCGTCTCCCTCCGAGGCGGCTTCGAGCAGAGGGACGGATGTCTGGTGTTCCACTTCACCGGGCAACTTGATGCCTATTCGGAGAAGCAGTTCATGGCCTACGTCGCAGACGTTCTTCAGGCCAGCAGCCTTCCGGCGGTGATCGACCTCAGCAAGATCGATTTCCTCGATTCATCCGGTCTCGGCGCTCTGGTGCAACTGGCCAAACAGTGCACCGATTCGAAGCGATCCTTTCAGCTGGTCGGCAACTCCCGTGTCACCCAGACCGTGAAGCTGGTGCGCCTTGAGGGCTTCCTGCATCTCGTCGACGACCTGCCCACCGCCCTCAGCCAGCTGGCGGCTTGA